In the Bifidobacterium catenulatum PV20-2 genome, one interval contains:
- a CDS encoding branched-chain amino acid ABC transporter permease: MGDQIIMFISQIFNGLKIGSVYSLVALGYTMVYGIIRLINFAHGDFIMVGSYVLMLTIPAIVAFGLPAWVAVIPAILMCVAVGVIVERAAYKPVREKGNSMTALITAIAMSLLLENGSQAIFGADYQTVPTIIQIPTLSLGKLKIDGATIITIVLGVIIMVALQLFVSHTKQGKAMRAVSEDKEASILMGINVNSTITLTFAIGSGLAAVAALMYCISYPQVSPMMGAMLGLKAFVAAVLGGIGSIPGAMVGGLVIGVVESLTKAYIGTITGGVITSAFSDAIVFGILIIVLLVKPSGLMGEPETEKV; this comes from the coding sequence ATGGGCGATCAGATCATCATGTTCATCAGCCAGATCTTCAATGGTTTGAAGATTGGTAGCGTGTACTCGCTTGTGGCACTTGGCTACACCATGGTGTACGGCATCATTCGTTTGATCAACTTCGCGCACGGCGATTTCATCATGGTTGGCTCCTATGTGCTGATGCTTACCATTCCGGCAATCGTCGCGTTCGGCCTGCCCGCATGGGTGGCCGTCATTCCCGCGATCCTCATGTGCGTGGCGGTGGGCGTCATCGTGGAGAGGGCCGCATATAAGCCGGTGCGTGAGAAGGGCAACAGCATGACGGCCCTCATCACCGCAATCGCCATGAGCCTGTTGCTGGAGAATGGCTCCCAAGCCATCTTCGGCGCCGATTACCAGACTGTGCCAACGATCATCCAGATTCCGACGCTGTCGCTCGGCAAGCTGAAAATCGACGGCGCGACCATCATCACCATCGTGCTCGGCGTCATCATCATGGTCGCGCTGCAGCTGTTCGTCTCCCACACCAAGCAGGGCAAGGCCATGCGTGCGGTTTCCGAAGATAAGGAAGCGTCGATTCTGATGGGTATCAACGTGAACTCCACCATCACGCTGACCTTCGCCATCGGTTCCGGTCTGGCTGCGGTGGCGGCGCTTATGTACTGCATTTCCTATCCGCAGGTGTCTCCGATGATGGGTGCGATGCTGGGCCTGAAGGCATTCGTCGCGGCCGTGCTCGGCGGCATCGGCTCCATTCCGGGTGCCATGGTCGGCGGTCTGGTGATCGGCGTGGTCGAAAGCCTGACCAAGGCGTATATCGGCACCATCACCGGCGGTGTGATCACGTCCGCGTTCTCCGACGCCATCGTGTTCGGTATCCTCATCATCGTGCTCCTGGTCAAGCCGTCCGGCCTGATGGGCGAACCGGAAACAGAGAAGGTGTGA
- a CDS encoding branched-chain amino acid ABC transporter permease, which produces MKKSMLSTKQSYLMCAIGVVVLFGILMGVCESGMASAYIKGIMMTSCIAIIMTTSLNLTIGVLGQLTLGCCGFEAIGAYSAALLSKLLVANGIAMDPTLRFLLTTLVGGVIACIFGILVGIPALRLHGDYLAIITLGFGEIIRVIIQNLKVAGGMGLDKGAAGQALIGIDRLANLYVVFWITVVTVVLLFMFARSRYGRAVKAIRDDEIAASASGINITYMKVLVFAISAFFAGIAGGIFAQYIGSLNPSMAGWLQSINYVIMVVFGGMGSLTGSIVSAIGLTILPELLRAFSTYRMLVYSVALVLIMIFRPQGIFGNWEFSLTKTINKLFYPMKFKAHGKPKQAETVKKVKASKESGKNAKKTAEKAETAEKVAETVTTTKEAKA; this is translated from the coding sequence ATGAAGAAATCTATGCTTTCCACCAAACAGTCCTATCTGATGTGCGCGATCGGCGTGGTCGTACTGTTCGGCATCCTGATGGGCGTGTGCGAATCCGGCATGGCCAGCGCCTATATCAAAGGCATTATGATGACCAGCTGCATCGCCATCATCATGACCACTTCGCTGAACCTCACTATCGGCGTGCTCGGACAACTCACGTTGGGCTGCTGCGGTTTCGAGGCGATCGGCGCGTATTCCGCCGCTTTGCTGAGCAAGCTGCTCGTCGCCAATGGCATTGCTATGGATCCGACTTTGCGATTCCTGCTTACCACCCTCGTCGGTGGTGTAATCGCCTGCATTTTCGGCATTCTGGTCGGCATCCCTGCATTGCGTCTGCATGGTGATTACCTCGCCATCATCACGCTTGGCTTCGGTGAGATCATCCGCGTGATCATCCAGAACCTGAAGGTCGCCGGCGGCATGGGTCTCGACAAGGGCGCCGCAGGACAGGCGTTGATCGGCATCGACCGTCTCGCCAACCTGTATGTCGTGTTCTGGATCACCGTCGTCACCGTGGTGCTGTTGTTCATGTTCGCCCGTTCCCGTTACGGACGTGCCGTCAAGGCCATCCGCGACGACGAGATCGCAGCCAGCGCATCCGGCATCAACATTACTTACATGAAGGTGCTCGTATTTGCGATTTCCGCGTTCTTCGCAGGTATCGCCGGTGGCATCTTCGCACAGTACATCGGTTCGTTGAATCCGTCCATGGCAGGATGGCTGCAGTCAATCAACTACGTGATCATGGTGGTGTTCGGCGGTATGGGATCGCTGACCGGTTCCATCGTCTCCGCCATCGGTCTGACGATTCTTCCGGAATTGCTGCGCGCCTTCTCCACCTACCGTATGCTCGTGTACTCGGTGGCGCTGGTACTCATCATGATCTTCCGACCGCAAGGCATCTTCGGCAACTGGGAATTCTCCCTGACCAAGACCATCAACAAGCTGTTCTACCCGATGAAGTTCAAGGCACACGGCAAGCCGAAGCAGGCCGAAACCGTTAAAAAGGTCAAAGCGTCCAAGGAATCTGGCAAGAACGCGAAGAAGACGGCTGAAAAGGCCGAAACCGCTGAAAAGGTTGCTGAGACGGTCACCACTACCAAGGAGGCGAAGGCATGA
- a CDS encoding ABC transporter ATP-binding protein gives MSEPILKAEHLGITFGGLKAVSDFNMTINSGELIGLIGPNGAGKTTVFNLLTGVYQPTEGEFFLDGERMNGKKTYQVVRAGIARTFQNIRLFGQMTVEENVLVAFNESFSYHMGGAIFRTPKFWKQEREMHAKAIDLLKIFGLEGLAETEAANLPYGAQRKLEIARALATGMKLLLLDEPAAGMNPTETEDLLNCINTIRDRFGIAILLIEHDMSLVMNVCQRIQVLDYGRTIAAGTPDEIANNPQVISAYLGSDDEDDESEEEA, from the coding sequence ATGAGCGAGCCCATCCTCAAGGCCGAGCATCTCGGCATCACCTTCGGAGGCTTGAAGGCCGTATCCGACTTCAACATGACCATCAACTCCGGTGAGCTCATCGGTCTGATCGGACCGAACGGCGCAGGCAAGACCACTGTGTTCAACCTGCTGACCGGCGTATACCAGCCTACGGAAGGCGAGTTCTTCCTGGACGGCGAACGCATGAACGGTAAGAAGACGTACCAGGTGGTGCGTGCCGGAATCGCCAGAACCTTCCAGAACATTCGTCTGTTCGGTCAGATGACGGTGGAAGAGAACGTGTTGGTCGCGTTCAACGAATCGTTCAGCTACCACATGGGCGGCGCGATTTTCCGTACGCCGAAATTCTGGAAGCAGGAACGCGAGATGCACGCCAAAGCCATCGACCTGCTCAAGATCTTCGGATTGGAAGGTCTGGCGGAAACCGAAGCCGCGAATCTGCCGTACGGCGCCCAGCGCAAGCTGGAAATCGCACGCGCCCTCGCCACCGGCATGAAGCTGCTTCTGCTCGACGAACCGGCCGCAGGCATGAATCCAACGGAAACCGAGGATCTGCTTAACTGCATCAACACCATCCGCGACCGTTTCGGCATCGCCATCCTGCTGATCGAACATGACATGAGCTTGGTGATGAACGTCTGCCAGCGCATCCAGGTGCTCGACTACGGACGCACCATCGCAGCCGGCACGCCGGATGAGATTGCCAACAATCCGCAGGTCATTTCCGCATACCTTGGTTCCGATGACGAAGATGACGAAAGCGAGGAGGAAGCCTGA
- a CDS encoding ABC transporter ATP-binding protein, protein MLEVKNLSVSYGAIEAVKGISFTVKDGEIVSLIGANGAGKTTTLHTITGLVPAKSGSVMYNGVDLLKTHSNKIVTLGMAHIPEGRHVFTRMSVEENLEMGAFSLKDQSSLKKDLDMVYGLFPRLKERRNQKAGTLSGGEQQMLAMGRALMSHPKTILMDEPSMGLSPKLVKEIFSIIRKLHEQGITILLVEQNAKMALSIADRAYVLETGRITMEGDAKELLNNEQVRKAYLGA, encoded by the coding sequence ATGCTGGAAGTCAAGAACCTTTCCGTTTCGTACGGTGCCATCGAAGCCGTTAAGGGCATCAGTTTCACCGTGAAGGATGGAGAGATCGTGTCCTTGATCGGTGCGAACGGCGCGGGCAAAACCACCACGCTGCACACCATCACCGGTCTGGTGCCGGCTAAATCCGGTTCCGTGATGTACAACGGCGTGGACTTGCTGAAAACCCACAGCAACAAGATCGTGACCCTCGGCATGGCTCACATTCCCGAAGGCCGTCACGTCTTTACGCGCATGAGCGTTGAGGAGAACCTCGAAATGGGCGCGTTCAGCCTGAAGGACCAGTCGAGCCTCAAGAAGGACCTTGACATGGTCTACGGTCTGTTCCCGCGTCTGAAGGAACGTCGCAACCAGAAAGCCGGCACACTGTCCGGTGGCGAGCAGCAAATGCTCGCGATGGGACGCGCGCTGATGAGCCATCCGAAAACGATCCTCATGGACGAACCGTCCATGGGTCTGTCCCCGAAGCTCGTCAAGGAGATCTTCTCCATCATCCGCAAACTGCACGAGCAGGGCATCACGATTCTGTTGGTCGAGCAGAACGCCAAGATGGCGCTGTCGATCGCAGACCGCGCGTACGTGCTGGAAACCGGCCGTATTACGATGGAAGGCGACGCCAAAGAGCTGTTGAACAACGAGCAGGTGCGCAAGGCGTATCTGGGCGCATAA
- a CDS encoding L-threonylcarbamoyladenylate synthase: MSEIRAISDESLAQAVEIVRDGGLIVIPTDTVYGVACDPRNIEAIRKVFAAKQRPKYKALQVLLPSIESLEKLHLDLPVPLNRLSAMFMPGAFSPIAVAGDNCTLATVRTDPATGKATQGVRIPNSAAALRVLRATGPLAATSANRSGDESAQTVDEAVQALGDAVDLYLDGGATPGHVASTVVAADPHGRDGIAILREGVIREPVIRKALTLNGGALGV, from the coding sequence ATGAGCGAGATTCGCGCTATTTCAGACGAATCCCTTGCCCAGGCTGTCGAAATCGTACGTGACGGCGGATTGATTGTGATTCCTACGGACACGGTCTACGGCGTTGCGTGCGATCCGCGCAACATTGAGGCGATCCGCAAGGTGTTCGCGGCAAAGCAACGCCCGAAATATAAGGCGTTGCAAGTGTTGTTGCCGTCTATTGAAAGCCTGGAGAAGCTGCATTTGGATTTGCCGGTGCCGCTGAACCGCCTGTCCGCCATGTTCATGCCGGGTGCGTTTTCTCCGATTGCTGTGGCGGGCGACAACTGTACGCTTGCCACGGTGCGTACGGATCCCGCCACAGGAAAGGCCACGCAAGGCGTCCGTATTCCGAATTCTGCGGCCGCATTGCGTGTTTTGCGTGCGACCGGTCCGTTGGCCGCCACCAGCGCCAACCGTTCCGGCGATGAAAGCGCGCAAACCGTTGACGAGGCCGTTCAGGCGCTCGGTGATGCGGTGGATCTGTATTTGGATGGGGGAGCGACCCCTGGCCATGTGGCTTCCACAGTGGTGGCGGCCGACCCGCATGGGCGTGACGGCATTGCGATTCTTCGAGAGGGAGTGATTCGCGAACCGGTTATCCGAAAGGCCTTGACGTTGAATGGCGGTGCTTTGGGCGTATGA